The following coding sequences are from one Lycium ferocissimum isolate CSIRO_LF1 chromosome 3, AGI_CSIRO_Lferr_CH_V1, whole genome shotgun sequence window:
- the LOC132048975 gene encoding uncharacterized protein LOC132048975 translates to MRVVLKVIICKSDTRIKQVGSHDFASSSCGKAYLLFENNKGMVIDDKNQKVVAVDQVYKDKDTLKSVMVNYAITNRFNYRTERSNAISYTLVCVSVECDWKFRASSVGKSGMFRVREFQDKHTCPLKEKVYSQCQATSRLISGIVKPKISNHKRKYTPKDIAEDVKNEFGMDVSYMVAWRAKERAMNDLMGEPADSYKRLPGYLYILDKTYRVHISNA, encoded by the exons ATGAGAGTTGTGTTGAAGGTGATTATTTGCAAATCGGATACACGAATCAAACAGGTTGGTTCCCATGATTTTGCATCATCAAGTTGTGGAAAGGCTTATTTGTTATTCGAAAACAACAAGGGTATGGTTATTGATGACAAGAACCAAAAAGTAGTTGCCGTCGATCAAGTATACAAGGATAAAGATACATTAAAATCTGTGATGGTGAACTATGCAATTACGAATAGGTTCAACTATCGGACAGAAAGGAGCAATGCAATAAG cTACACTCTTGTGTGCGTATCAGTAGAGTGTGATTGGAAATTCAGGGCGTCAAGTGTCGGTAAGTCAGGAATGTTTAGAGTTAGGGAGTTTCAAGACAAACATACATGTCCATTGAAGGAAAAGGTTTATTCCCAATGCCAAGCTACAAGTCGGTTGATAAGTGGGATTGTCAAaccaaaaatatcaaatcatAAGAGGAAATATACGCCTAAAGACATTGCGGAGGACGTCAAAAATGAATTCGGAATGGATGTGTCGTACATGGTTGCTTGGCGGGCCAAAGAAAGGGCGATGAACGATTTAATGGGTGAGCCGGCTGATTCTTATAAAAGACTACCTGGATATCTATACATTTTGGATAAGACTTACCGGGTTCACATATCGAATGCGTAA